A region of the Octopus bimaculoides isolate UCB-OBI-ISO-001 chromosome 30, ASM119413v2, whole genome shotgun sequence genome:
ctatcagtctctttttttgaagagctaagttacagggatgcaaacacaccaacagtggttgtcatgaatggaggtgggggggggggtcttttagcttttgtttacttatacacatcaacaaatgagccaATTCAACaactctgtgtggttgttcaatttgctagaaataacacccaaatctctctcatactatgctcttgttagtattaaggaaaagaaaaaaatagaattaatattttggattttgatttttttttttttttcaatgctttCATCCATTACTTGATACTAGAAAAAAGGAATTGGAATAATCTTGACTAAAACAGAGAAATTGTAACTTACCCAAAAtatggaaagagaaaggaaaggtgTTCCAAAGCCAAAAGTTTTTTGAGCTGAGTTGTAAttctataattaaaacaaattcaaaatttaaatttcagaacatAAGACTTAACGGTTCAAATGGGTAGACTACCTAAGAGGAAAATGGGTGTATGTGGTTGGGCCTTTAATAGCCAATTTTCCCATTGAGATTGTTGCTGCTTCAGTGGACCAGTAGGCATGGGATGGGTGTTGAGAAGTAGTAAAACTTGTggtactccattggttatgatgacgagggttccagttgatccaatcaacagaacagcctgctcgtaaaattaatgtgtaagtggctgagcactctacagacacgtgtacccttgacgtagttaacaaggctggcccctttgaaatacaggtacaacagaaacaggaaaaaggaGTGAGaaaaaattgtggtgaaagagtacagcagggttggccaaacactcacaacgcccagtttgggaatcgaaaccgcaatcttacaaCTAtgagtttgctgccctaaccactgggccattgcacctccacaaaagtaatacaacacataggtactggtttcaaatctcttccagaaattacaaaatttctttctcttaagcATGACACACGTGTCAGGTACGTACAAAGAATAAttggcatcaccatcatcatcgattaatgtctattttccatgctggcatgggttggacagtttgactgaggtctggagagccagcggctgcaccaggctccaatctgatctggcatggtttctacagctggatgccgttcctaatgccaaccactccgagagtgtagtgggtgctttttacgtgccaccggcacaagagccagtaagGCGAgcctttttacgtgccaccagcacaggagccagtcaggtgtatctggcattggccatgttcagatggtgctttttacatgccatcgacatgggagccagtcagagggcaTCGGTCCCAGCTATGGTATTGGGTtttgatgatagtaataataatggttttaaattttggcacaaggccagtgattatAATgatgccagtgctcaactggtacttatttttgtcgacctcggcagaatttgaactcagaacataaagacagacgaaatactgccttcatgatgataataataatgtttctcttTTCAGCCTCTGCAAAGCATCATGGGGAGAAGTGAGTGTGTACCATCGGTGGCAAGACCAACCAGAATATTCTTACAAACGACTTTATTTATTGCTGGACGAAGCCTCCCTCACATTTAATGTGGATCCCCTTATAGTAAGTATCTGTGGAACATTCTGGAtcagtgtttctttttcttcttcccaaaAAGAACTGATAAAGTAGCAAAAAAAATATaccggggtcaattcattcaactaaaaagttGTTCAAGGCaataccccagtatggccgcagtctaatgactgaaaaaagtaaaagataatagatattctctctctatatatatgtacatatcctgTGTATCAGTGTTTCAAAACCATTTTGTgccatggacccctttgattccgaTTTTACTTGGCTGGACCATCCAATGTTTAAAAAtactattatattttaattattttgtgtattgttcaagcattgggcctcacagagacaatcaCGAATGACCAACACCTTTGGCTTTATGGTAAGCTTGaagagaagacccatcaagccaagtaaatttatagttgtggcagatactggtgtcatgcaaatggcacctgtgccagtggcatgtaaaagcaccgattacactcttggagtgtccagcatggacagcagacgttaaatgatgatgatgatagaagcaGAACAAAATCTTAGCATGGACCCTGGTTGTGGACCAATGCTGTGTATattctctatattttatatattgtctatatattttctccctcatatattattttttttcttcttctccgccAGGGAATGGACTATTTATTCCGACAGAGTCTGGTCGACGACAATCCTGTGGCCATCGCTAACTTCCTTCACTCAACAAAACGGCTCAACCCAGACATGAGAAGAGAATTCCTTTACAAACGGTAAATCACCAGATGTCGTGGTGGCAGAAAGGGGCAACAAACTTTCTCTACACATCCCAATCATTTACCTTTCTTTTAAGCTCCACTCAGGCCAACTCCAGTTGCTATCATGTTGTCCCCACgtcttcttcccttctttcctcCTACTGGCATCCAATCCATCATGATGGTAGTATGTCCCACGCTGGGTAATTAAAGCATATGGCCAGTAGACCATATCCATTGCTTAGTGACCGCTTGGTACCTCTTTGCTTCTCATTCTGTCCAGGATTGAATGGAGATGGTATCAGTGCAACATGTCCAGCAATTGAAAGGCCTTTGCTGTCTTTTCCCACGTTTCTTAGATGTGGATGGCTGTTAGTATAACGatatgagggtgggctgaaaagttcatatgcTGACCAAGATACTTTCATGGAACGGGACCAAATGAGTCCCTGCTTGCAGTCCACGCACTTCTTCCATTATTGTTGCAGTGCTTTGATCCCATTGTTGAATAATCTTTCATCCTGTTTGTCAAAATAAACTACAGCAAATAAGAGATCgccatcactgtgatactggttctcagccaagtgtttttttccGATGATTGTCAGACAGAGCCCAATCAGGAGACGGTCACAGGAGCATGCGAAGGGAGTAGACTAGGGAGCTGAAGGCAAGACTTCATGGTTCAGACATCAGGCTTCTGAAGGGGGCTCCACATATCTGGAGGATGGGAGATAGAATCACTTGCATCACTGCATCACCCTCTGGAGATTGACTGAGTGAGTGATTGTTGATACTGTTGTCATTGGTGAATCTTTTGTCACATAATTagcaaattttttatttaatagtGTTTAATTACCAATTGATAATTgattttctactttctttcttgCAATTAAATCCCTTTCAGGCGGGATGTTCTTCACTATTTGATTCGGCTGCAGAACTTACGCAGCCTATTTTTGCCGACAGCACTTCGACAGTTTTTCAGTGAAGTTTCTGCTCCGGGTGAACGTGGAAGCTACCTGACTGACATGATAGAGATGTTCTCTGACCAGTATTGCCGCTGTAACCCAAACCTAGGATTGTCTAAAGGTACCCACTTAGATTTTATCTGAGTCTCTACGGGGGTTGGGCGCTGGATTTGAGaacatttgtatttcttttttttttttttttctatcttttatttctttcaatcttgGCACTCTTTACAACTATCATccgtatgtaatgtgtgtgtgtgtgtgtgtttccttgtcttgatgtcaTGTGATAGTTATGACTatcacaccaaccactccacagtatGAAGAAATAACCAATTTTGgactttgcaaatgaaattcATAGATCTTAATCTAAATATAATCACCTTATAAGAATCACTAATTACGTCCTCATTCATTTACAAAATACCCTCCGTCCTATTAACATGGAATGAAAACTGTTGTAAGATTATCACTAATATTTTTGTCATAATTAGCACAAGTGAAATCGGTTGACTATACAGTGGGTGGGGTGTTTCAAAAGTAGTTATGTCATTAGGAAAACTTGTACAAtacttttttttgtcaaaaaaatttttaaagttacAATAAAAGTATCATCatagttatgataaatatattattacaattaatgcACTGAAAATACTGATAGCGAggctaattaattttaatttaacgaATTAAATAGGTATACAGTACCGTGTGGTTTGGgagcacacatctacatatgacaggcttctttcagtttccatctctcagAGCAATAATAGAAagtacatacccaaggtgccactcagtgagactgaaccagcaggatgtggttgagaagcaaacttcttgtttacacacacaaacagcttccttcagtttccctcATGCAAGGTTCTGGTTGGCCACAATGGTGGAGAAGGGGGCACAGGCGAGGCATCGTGTTACCAAATTTTTATCCATTATTTCCATTCTAGTCTAGACTTTGTCTCTTGTTCTTCTCTTTTGCAGACACTGTCTTTATTCTCTGTTTCTCACTGATCATGCTGTCCGTCGACCTCTGCAGCCCTCACGTCAAGAACAAGATGTCAAAACGTGAGTTCATTCGGAACACACGGCGGGCAGCCCATGAGATCCAGGACGACCTCGCCGGCCACCTCTATGACAACATTTACCTCGTTGGACACGTAGCTATTGCTCAGAAAGCCATCACAGACGACCATCCTCACAGTTACCGCATTATCACATgatgtttcatacatatatacactcactgacTGAATACCAGACAAACGCAACACACacttgtctgtgtgtgggtggttttatacatgtgtgtgtgtgtatattgtaatgtatgtatatatatctatatagttataccttgcgtgaatatatatatatatatatatataaaattgtgtgtattaatatattgtatgtatacatatagatgtatatgcattgtaaatgtgtgtataattatacatgtgtgtgtgtgtgtgtatatatatatatatatatatatatatatatatatgcacacacacacacacacacatacctacacatttaAACTCTCTGTCTCCTTCTGTTGTGTTTCTCCTTCACTTCCACATTTAGTCTTTATCtcttttttcgtgtgtgtgtgtgtatatatacacacacacacatctatgtttttataactatttctTGAAACAACTTTAGCCATCACATGACCAGCatgactgctactactactaccatcactatttCTGCCACACCATTCCACTTCCCCACCCCAACTACATGACCACCACTCCTGCTATTGTCACTATTTTAATTTTGATGCCCCAAACCCCTCCAGCACTCTTGGGACTTCTGCCaatgccgccaccactaccaccaccacagcattTACCACAAGCGCTACTGACACATTGTGATGTGGTGGCTGTCACACAGTGACTAAGTCATTGTGTACAATGAACTTCATTGCACCTTACTATGCCCCCACAATCGCAAATGCACAGTGTAGACGTCACattggatttgatctcagaacaccACAGCATGTGTGACGTGAGCTGCTTCCgtttatattattgtgtgtgtgtatatgtgtacacacacgcatatagtgtatacatatgtgtgcatatatatatatatatatatatatatatatagaatgtatgtgtgattttgtgcCTATGAtagctaccatcatcatcatcatcatcatctttattgttgagttcaaattctgcttaggtcaGGTAAGTGCCATGAGTCacacactggggtccatgtaatcaactagccccgtcccctaaaatttcaggccctgtgtcattattacaaagaattattatttgatGAGAAGTGGCCCCATGCTGTGTTCCTAGTTTTTCTCGTTCTAAACCCATAAATCCTTGACTGCCAACCCTTAATCCCACCTTGTGCTCCTGCTCCCTTCTGTTCACACCCTTTTCCcctgccacatacacacatactatctcCAACACTTCCTGGCCCACCGCAGACAGTCTTTTGTCTCTTCCCACCGATGTGATGTCATGGGCTTTAATTCTGCTTCTCTttgttttgctatattttttttttgcatcttcttattaaacccacccacccaccaatcctctctctcatcccctgcccccccccctcttggatcctctctctctctctcatcttccatTGCTGTCACCCAGGTCTCTGGAACGTCTACGTAGGAGTAAAGGGATGCCACCAAATCAGCATCTCGCTATGTTCCACCCCTCTCCCTCCATCATTGCTTTTTGTGAAACACTCCAGCAGACATTCCATCCATGGCTATCCTCTCTTTATGTCAAGCTTAGTAcatgtgtatctaggactacattatctaatgggtCCCTCcctgtttttgtttagccccagatcagtcCCAGTCTAGCAAACCTATGGACAAagatgtttaagtgtgtgtgtatgtatgtggttggtTATAATagtgtccctttttttttttgttttggttgctGTTGTCCTCACTTCTTTTCTGCCCCATCCTAAACCCGTTCTCTTTCATCACAGACATAAAACAACAGTGGCAACCGCAACATGGTGGTCAGCTGATGTTTtctagtagttgtggtggtggtagtcagcaacaaaatatttgatataatcttTGCTTCAACTGTTTTTCTAAGGTCTTTTGGCATTGGGCTGTGCCCTACACCAACACGTTTGAAGTATAAAGATAGAAATCTGTTGCCTGTGGGTATAGCCTACTTGTGAGGTGGACAGGCCAACATTGCTCCagaatgggatgccagtccatcacactTTACAGCTGAGTGCAATGAAGCAACAGAGAACAACACGTTTTGCTAAAGAACCACCCCGTCGGGGAATTGAAAGCATGACTTATGCAGTTGTTAGTGCAACAATGCCTAATCACTTAGCCACCTGCCTTTACacgcatgtctgtatacatgcatatatatctttatatatacatacacacacacatatatagtccaatctgttgaggggggggggggtaggaaggacatccagccataaaaacggTACCAAAACTGACACAGaagagtctggtgcaggctcctgcctggccagctcccatcaaaccatccaacccatgccagcatgtatgGAGGACagtaaacagtgatgatgatgactatatataatgtaatgtgcACAGTATTAAGATATGAACTACAAATAGTTTTTTTCGTTTGGAGACATGGGTCTGGTCAAGTTTTCATAACacaccttgtgtctccaagcaatctgcAGATATAAAGAGGAATCAGAAGAGAAAACGAGAAGAATTTTGATTCCATTTCCACTTTTTTACATCtaccttcttgttttttttttttctcgtgattTCTCTTGTACTAAACAGAAGACACCATGTGCTCAGAGCCCGGAGATTGTTTGGAGACAAAGGCACATTATAAAAACCTACCTAGAACCCCGTCtccaaatgcaaaaaaaaaaaactattagagCCCTTATCTTTATTTTGtgcacattaaatgatatttacctctcactggacgtttttttgttttgtgtgtgtgtgttaaatagtaAAAATAGAGGGATCAATTAGATTTAGGCAAACAAACAGTAAAGCACCATGTATTTTAGGCATTGTAGGTCTACCTTAAAATCTGTTTTATTCTCGTTTACTCTACATAATGTGTGCTCtttagatttgtgtgtatgtgtgtaattatgtgtatgcatgtgtgagtaaatATTTGTGTGCGATCGATGCACTTgaatgtttgtgcacatgtggaggtttttaaccctttagcgttcaggtAATAGAAATTCgatttgaattaatcctgcattattatctcatagctttgagatttcaatgatattgttgagtaggtgtgagaggccagatatggctggtttaaatgataaaaggttaaatatatacttgtatgtgtgtgtgtttataaatatatgtttatatatactgttgtattcatgtatatttgtataaacagatatagatgtgtgtgtttatacaaacaTTGATTTAACTCACACATTCAACTAAAACTAAcagaataatacaaaacaaacaaaaacagttttaaaggcagtgctccagcatgaataAAATCATTGAGAAGAACTGACCCAGGAAAACAGTtgggacaaagagagagatttgaaacCCTTGTCTCCAGAACATGGGATCTAAGGACAACAGGCAGCTGAAAGACAGAGCAGGGGGGGTGGGTCATGTCCAGCACTGAGGACAGGACATTGAAcattgtaaaaaatgaaaaacaatattaatataaaaactgtgttttttgttatttatgttaatgtatgtgtgtgtgtttgttaatgaGTATAAAgtgcatgttttatatatgtatatatatatatatatatatatatatactttggggTACCCAAAACGAACTGGAATTTTGcagtgttattttattcacttagttttacatgtttacacttttatcaccatCAAAATATTCTCCTTTTGAATCATTGTattggaactcttgcaaagtgatagCTTTTAATGTctctgtcctgttttttttttttgtctcatctctgccacatctgcaaattcctgAGCATCAGTTTACACCACCAATGATGACTTTTGGGAAAAGGAAATCCGCATCAACTTCCGACTGTTCATTCACTCCTGACTGCTTTTCAGGTTCCGTGAGCAGCTCTTTTCATTTGCTAGGAGCTCCACGACACAtaagtcatatcaacaagtttatcAATTCTTCAGTGAAGGTCCTCCAAGACAAGTTCatgaatgttttcatttgtttaggGAGGGGGTGGGGGTTGATGGTCGCCCCGAATGAGGTTGGTCAAGTGACCATTCATAAAGCTTGAacaccacttgtaaacttgtgttttgctcatcacagcatccttgtaagctttCTGAAGCAGTTGCAACtgtttcagctgcacaaaaaaagattttcacaGAAGCACACTGTCCGTTCATTTCAGCCACAGCAAAAAATCAATGAACAGGGGAGAAGTACTACAGAACAAAGATGCACCGTGTGGCAGCAGGACTACAATCAATGCTTCTGGtccacatcaagtggcttctatcAGTGGAATCCTGAACTACAATGGgatttgtcccacagagaacatttgaagttacttttgggtacccgttcgtatatatatatatatatatattgtatactataagtatacatgtatttgtgtgtgtgtatataatatgcatatatatatatgcagtttccAATGCCTTTGTTGCCATTACTAGCCAATGAAAATCTATCGTAGCTCTTTGCTATAACATTCGAAAGTAAGtctgagtactataatgacaaccgtttactgtttgttctaaattatcatcatcatcatcgtttaacgtccgctttccatgctagcatgggttggacgatttgactgaggactggtgaaaccggatggcaacaccaggctccagcagagtttctacagctggatgcccttcctaacgccaaccactcagagagtgtagtgggtgcttttacgtgtcacccgcacgaaaacggccacgctcgaaatggtgtcttttatgtgccacccgcacaagagccagtccaggggcactggcaacgatcttacttNNNNNNNNNNNNNNNNNNNNNNNNNNNNNNNNNNNNNNNNNNNNNNNNNNNNNNNNNNNNNNNNNNNNNNNNNNNNNNNNNNNNNNNNNNNNNNNNNNNNNNNNNNNNNNNNNNNNNNNNNNNNNNNNNNNNNNNNNNNNNNNNNNNNNNNNNNNNNNNNNNNNNNNNNNNNNNNNNNNNNNNNNNNNNNNNNNNNNNNNNNNNNNNNNNNNNNNNNNNNNNNNNNNNNNNNNNNNNNNNNNNNNNNNNNNNNNNNNNNNNNNNNNNNNNNNNNNNNNNNNNNNNNNNNNNNNNNNNNNNNNNNNNNNNNNNNNNNNNNNNNNNNNNNNNNNNNNNNNNNNNNNNNNNNNNNNNNNNNNNNNNNNNNNNNNNNNNNNNNNNNNNNNNNNNNNNNNNNNNNNNNNNNNNNNNNNNNNNNNNNNNNNNNNNNN
Encoded here:
- the LOC106879204 gene encoding F-box only protein 8, with translation MGQVFRRLQELERECVGHPNYTTKTLTSSSFPDLRELPPELSLAVLSYLNATDLCLAACVWDTLGNDELLWLSLCKASWGEVSVYHRWQDQPEYSYKRLYLLLDEASLTFNVDPLIGMDYLFRQSLVDDNPVAIANFLHSTKRLNPDMRREFLYKRRDVLHYLIRLQNLRSLFLPTALRQFFSEVSAPGERGSYLTDMIEMFSDQYCRCNPNLGLSKDTVFILCFSLIMLSVDLCSPHVKNKMSKREFIRNTRRAAHEIQDDLAGHLYDNIYLVGHVAIAQKAITDDHPHSYRIIT